tttgcagcaagtatatgtgatttcatcactttcgttgcatcattaaatgcatctggcatttgatttgtATATCGTtacatcattcaattattctcacttcgttgttatattgattgcttcatgaatcaaaataagacaaattcttttcgttcttctggaacggtcttttctcatcattcttctggaatgatattttctcatcgttcttctgaaacaaagttattttctccccctaacggtgggaaaattgtcttatcaaaatgagAATCCGCAAACCACGCGGTAAACATATCCTcagtcaagggttccaaatattgaatgatagatggtgtTCAACGTCAATGCCCAATCCGCGATGATGCCTCATTTCAGTAcgttgtggcagtgcaataggcacaaAGAATaatacaaccaaaaactcgtagaTGTGTAATGTTTGTTAGTACCCAAACATGAGTTGTATTGAAAAATATTGATGGTTGACAACATGTCTCAACCGAATCAATATTGCATcatgtaaaatgatatgtccCCATGTAGAAACTtggcaatttcattttcattagcaaagcgcgggtaatcaatttcatccgcttaataaatACTGCTGCTAAACCATTTTCAGTATGGATATAAGCaacttctggtccttatttaTTAGTCTGTAGACTGAGACTCTTATGGCTTTTATTGCAATTAAGTTGAGGCACTACGGCACTTCAAACTTACTGTACTCATCAAGGAACTTTATGTCCTGATCTTAAGGATCAAGAGACTTCATGCCTGATCTTTTTGTATGATGGAACTTCGAGTCCAATCattttatatgatgaggatcaaAAAACTGCAGGTTTTGATCTaatcaaggaacttcgggtcctatatatactcatcgtaacaaaagaagtacaataaataaatcaaagcaatatgcggtaattccagccataatgaatcaattgcatttaagtaaataaagcttgtgatAAGGGCTTTAATTCAGCATCATACatataaatcaaaacttaaagcagtagATGGTAAAATCGttcatgataaataaattgctttaaagtaaatagaacTTATGAAAGgattttaaaccaacaccattcacataaataaatacatatatatatatatatttttctttcttttcatatgGTGTAACACCATCCCAAAACTGttacccccttttttttttaattgttatttttttcttcttattcgtTTACATGTtgcatttttccaaaaaaattgccttttgttttctttcacaTGGTGCAATGCACCTTTCCAAAGCTTTGGCCCTATTTcactttttattcttttctgtGCACAATTCCAACACATCAAAGTAGCTCTTCTGGAGCTTTATGGTTGCTGTCTTTTCTTTGCCCTGAGCAGAAGCCATCCTACTTAATTATCTCTCAACTTCTTGTAGGTAATGGGGAGCTCTAGGGATTTTTCAAGCTTAATTCAGAGGACTGCAACCCCATCAAAAGACAGTGGCCATGGGCATTGGGCCGAGCAACGTAAGACTCAAAACTAGAATTATCTTGAGTCCTCGAGATCCGTCTAGAACAACACGATCTGGGTTTCCAAGTTTGATGAGATTCTTCTAGATCTCTGGAAACTAATTATTAAGTACGAGTTTTCTCATCTCGTGACGACTACAGGTCGTAAACTTCAATTCTAACCGAAATTCGATGGGGCGCTTCTGGCACGGTGGGAGAGACGGAAAATGGACATACATTTGCTTGTTTGGTTGTACCCTTGTTTGTCCGAATTTATGGCGTTATACTTTCCACTGACATGAGAGCTTCTCATGCTGATAACGTATTATAAAATCGatggtgtgtgcagtggaataaataaaataagacacaGAATTttcgaggttcctctacagtcaatGTGACTGGAGTACATCCTCAGAGCAGCAGTGGTGCTTCCATTataataataagagtacaaaataactctctctattatcctctctcctcttcctctcttttctctcttcctcttcttctcttttctctcttcctcttcttctcttttctttcttcctcttttgtcttttctttcttcctcttcttctcttttctttcttcctcttttgtgaGCCTCCCTGGCTTCTATATCCCCATTCGTTTTATAAACAAAGagaatactattcactttacaaatTTTCCACAAATGAATAGTGAAAAACTGTGCATAAATAGTAACAAACTATTCATGTGGGTCATCCACATATTATTCACAACACTAAGACCTTTTTCTAGGATGTGATGTTCTATGAAGTATAATTAAGCTATTGTGGCCGGTCCTATTTGTCTCTATGCAATTCTTGAAGCTTTTCAAACTTTTACATCCAAGttgttttcactcttttttctattcaataaaattccttttgatttttattatgagtatACGTAACTAATTTCCTTTTTGCTACGATGAGGCCACGTCTAGAAGATCCGCTGTTCTGTTCATCTCTTTCATCATGTCGATCACTCCAAGTTTGTTGATTCATTGCGTTTTAATGACATGAGACTGATATGGAGTAACAAGTGCTATCAGAGAACGGTTCGTGCTATTAAGACCATAAAGGAATCAGACTGTCACTTGCATATTTCTCTGCAATTTTCTggatatacacacacacacacaaacgaATGCagtgttgttcttaacaaatgACAAAGAAAGTACAACAGGAGACGGAAAATAATAATGGCACCTTCACTCTCTACAAAGAAGGGGGGGAAAACTGCTCCAAGCGCTTTTCACTCTTGTTCTTTTCAATTAAAAGGTGTGTTcaaacaaatgaagaagaaaaccgTAATTGGCAATCAGAAATCACAAACGACTCaccataatttacaaaataaccTACAGAGACTCCGAGAGCGAGACAAGCTATAACAGTTGCGCAGGATTCTTGGGCTGCAACATCTGGACAAGGGACCACAAAACATCCATTCTGTGTATGCTTCTGTTGTTTTGCCCCTGCAGTCATTCGGAATTCGAATTTAGTTCATGGTAAGTCAAAAAGCCAGTCCATTTTATAAGTGTCTACATTTTACTGATCTTACCTCAACCACAAAACATATCCATGTCTTGTCAGCACGGGCTTCTGTCACGCCTTTTAAGATCGTCAGACCTAAGCTCCTGATAGCTTCAGCTATCTCTAGAAAATGACTGCATTCTTCGCACATCAGCTGCACGGGGAAGAATTCTTTTAGGATACTAAGAATTtgataaagacaaaaaaaatcatatcgGAAAAAGAAACACATCAATAAGCTTCATAATCGGACTGAACTAGACACAATCAAGCACCTCTCCAGGAGTTTATGTATAACACTCACTCAGAAGTATTACATACCTCTACAACCATCTGGCCATTCCTGTTGAGATTCTCCACTATTATTGAACAAACTTTCAGATTGCCACCCACCTCCACTGCCCAGCTTGATCCATGTTCATAATTGGAGGATCCTAGCATGCTTGTTTCCTTCGGACACAACTGTGAATTAAGCATTACGATCAATAAACTTTGTACATTCTTGCTAATGCTTGGTAAACAAAAAATGATGGTTGAAAGTTGACAAATAATGCCAGGCCGTAATATACTTTTAACCAAAACATTTACCTTTGCATCAGTACATTTATTCAGTTTGTCTGCATGCTTAGTGATGCTTTGTAGAAAGACCATGTGCTTGATTGTGCGCTCCAGCAGTGAATCAATACTACACTGTACAGTTAACATGAAACGTTTAGCACATATAGAATGAATAAGGACAACTTTTACAAGGCCAGAAGCCAGACAACAGTTTGGAAAGTCACCTTTGCTCCAGTAGGTATTATCTCCCGCAGTTCCTTAATACGATCTTGGATCAATTGCCTGTCCCTTGGCCTAGGTCTAGAATTCTCACCAGGTCTTGCCCTCTTGCTATTTTTAGATGGTCCAGAAGACCTCTCCAGCTGCTCACTACAACCACTAGGACAAGGTGATGAAAACCATTTTGGGGATATCACCCCGCATACCCCTGAAGAGCTCAAGCATTGTTGTGTGTCCTCTGCCATAAGAGAGGGCTGATCAACGGAATAGTTTTCCGAATCAACTGTATGGGTAGTATGGCTAGAAGGCTCTGGATATTTTTCAGTTGTCAAAAGAGACTGCATTGATTTACAgaaagatttttcatttttaacatGACTGCCACTTTGGTTAACATTAGCCACTACTGCTTCAAGAAGGTGCTCTTGACAAGCATCAGATGTCATCTGGCTAGTGTTCATCCCCTCAGGCATCTCAGGAGTAATTCTATCTCCGTTCTTCCCCACCACCCAATCAAAATAGTTACCCTTATTCAGAAAACCTGGTCCAAGTGCTTCATGCAGCTCACAGCCAGCAGGGAAGGTCATTGATGTACTAGATGTGTCCATGTGACCTGATTCAGTTTGAAACTCCAAGTTTTCCAGGCCCTTCTGAAACTTAATGACTGAGTGTTCCCTTACATGCAACACCTCATTATGGTGAAGATCTACCATGTCTGCATTACTCCTTTCATGTCCAGCAGTGTTGAGAAATGTTGTAGGTAAGTCTGCAAAATCACCTAAATTAACAATTTCTTTGACAGGATCATGTGATAATGGATGGGCATAGATCATCGAGGCCATTCCAGTATCTTTGCAGCCACTAGTCTCCCCTTTACGCTTCCTGCTATTAAGTAATTCTACACCTACTAGTTTGCAATGCTCCATACTGAGAGCGCTTGATTTTGACTGAGGTAGTTTGCCAATCTCAAGGCACCCTAAGTTCGATGACTCAAGTCCTCCATGGTTATTAACCAATTCAACTGCCTTTTTCAGACAATTTTCAGGCAGTGGAAAAACGTAAGAACTATCACTGTCTTTCCCaagatgtggaaaaatggacgACCAAATTTCTGAGCTTTCTCTGTTTGTGGCTGTATCTAAATTATTTACGCAATCAAGAACCCCTGAAGCCAAACCTTCCGGAGATATATTTGTctgagaaaaagggaaaaaaggatACCAGGTGTCAATGACCTAACCTATCTGTGcacaagaaaattcaaaaataaattgCTTCACATGTGTACATGTATAAACCAGATCGCTGCATGCAcacacgagagagagagagagaaggggggggggggggggagggggagagagagagagagagagagagagttaccgAGCATACTGAACTGTTTATGCTAGATTGCTTTGGATTACGGATATCCTCTACTGGGGAATCTTGAAGAGTCCTAAAAACATCTGTGATTTGAGATATCAGCCTCACATTTTCAGCTACCTGCACCTCTCAAACAAAGGAAGGGAAAATGAGTATACATTTGAAATATATAATTTGCAACCATAAATAACTTATTCATGGTGGTCGAAATGCAAACCATAATTATTATGCACAGAGTTTCAAAATGTCAACCACTATGGTCACCACAGAATTAAATAACAAAGTTGCATAGACTAGAACGGTAAAGTGCACAACACTATCTTCATAGTTATAACACCTCAACAGAATTAAGAAACAAGCACATGCTATCCTGTGGACTAGAACGATTGAGTATTCATTAttcaccaaaaacaaagaaCTTACTTTATTTAAAGAACCAAGCTGTATAACTCCATGCGGAACAACAGCCACAAAAACAATGGTCTACAGGAAATAGAAAATAGTTTAATTCAGCATGACATCCAGAATATCTGGTAGAAACGTTTATATAATCATATCAAAGTAAAATGCTTATATAAGAAAAGAATTTGTCAGTGAAAGTGTCAAAACCCCAAACAAACTTGCATCCAGCCATCAATCTACCAGTCGCATACAGCAAGACAAATTTAAATCCATCTCTTTCCTAAGAAAGAACTTACCAGAAACGAAAGTTCATGACTATTATCATTCTGGTCAATGAACGGAGCATAAGGTTTATATGTGTAAAACGGATGCCTAAATCAAactaataaacaaataaaacaatatTGCAGGCAGTGCCATAATTTTCATCTTTTCTCTTATTATGGATGGGCCCAGAAAAAATAACAGTAATTACCAAGTGTATCACATAAACAATACCCTCATCTATCTTTAATTTGTTTCCATTTCATCTTCTTTGTAGTATGGTATCTCATCAATTATCACAActtcaaacaaatcaaaacacaca
This genomic stretch from Pyrus communis chromosome 2, drPyrComm1.1, whole genome shotgun sequence harbors:
- the LOC137725569 gene encoding transcription factor bHLH155-like isoform X1, with the protein product MGTDLHHILRSLCFNTEWNYAIFWKLKHRARMVLTCEDAYYDNYEQHDSSESRKTLDKLHDSDYSHDPLGLAVAKMSNHVYTLGEGIVGQVAVTGEHQWIYADNLVKNNYSPFQTIVFVAVVPHGVIQLGSLNKVAENVRLISQITDVFRTLQDSPVEDIRNPKQSSINSSVCSTNISPEGLASGVLDCVNNLDTATNRESSEIWSSIFPHLGKDSDSSYVFPLPENCLKKAVELVNNHGGLESSNLGCLEIGKLPQSKSSALSMEHCKLVGVELLNSRKRKGETSGCKDTGMASMIYAHPLSHDPVKEIVNLGDFADLPTTFLNTAGHERSNADMVDLHHNEVLHVREHSVIKFQKGLENLEFQTESGHMDTSSTSMTFPAGCELHEALGPGFLNKGNYFDWVVGKNGDRITPEMPEGMNTSQMTSDACQEHLLEAVVANVNQSGSHVKNEKSFCKSMQSLLTTEKYPEPSSHTTHTVDSENYSVDQPSLMAEDTQQCLSSSGVCGVISPKWFSSPCPSGCSEQLERSSGPSKNSKRARPGENSRPRPRDRQLIQDRIKELREIIPTGAKCSIDSLLERTIKHMVFLQSITKHADKLNKCTDAKLCPKETSMLGSSNYEHGSSWAVEVGGNLKVCSIIVENLNRNGQMVVELMCEECSHFLEIAEAIRSLGLTILKGVTEARADKTWICFVVEGQNNRSIHRMDVLWSLVQMLQPKNPAQLL
- the LOC137725569 gene encoding transcription factor bHLH155-like isoform X2, with amino-acid sequence MGTDLHHILRSLCFNTEWNYAIFWKLKHRARMVLTCEDAYYDNYEQHDSSESRKTLDKLHDSDYSHDPLGLAVAKMSNHVYTLGEGIVGQVAVTGEHQWIYADNLVKNNYSPFQVAENVRLISQITDVFRTLQDSPVEDIRNPKQSSINSSVCSTNISPEGLASGVLDCVNNLDTATNRESSEIWSSIFPHLGKDSDSSYVFPLPENCLKKAVELVNNHGGLESSNLGCLEIGKLPQSKSSALSMEHCKLVGVELLNSRKRKGETSGCKDTGMASMIYAHPLSHDPVKEIVNLGDFADLPTTFLNTAGHERSNADMVDLHHNEVLHVREHSVIKFQKGLENLEFQTESGHMDTSSTSMTFPAGCELHEALGPGFLNKGNYFDWVVGKNGDRITPEMPEGMNTSQMTSDACQEHLLEAVVANVNQSGSHVKNEKSFCKSMQSLLTTEKYPEPSSHTTHTVDSENYSVDQPSLMAEDTQQCLSSSGVCGVISPKWFSSPCPSGCSEQLERSSGPSKNSKRARPGENSRPRPRDRQLIQDRIKELREIIPTGAKCSIDSLLERTIKHMVFLQSITKHADKLNKCTDAKLCPKETSMLGSSNYEHGSSWAVEVGGNLKVCSIIVENLNRNGQMVVELMCEECSHFLEIAEAIRSLGLTILKGVTEARADKTWICFVVEGQNNRSIHRMDVLWSLVQMLQPKNPAQLL